The Haladaptatus paucihalophilus DX253 nucleotide sequence GATTCGGACGTGTTCGTCGACGACCAGTCCTACGATATCTTCTCTCCGAGCGAAGTCGAACAGGAACCGCTCACGCAGGCGATAACAGAGCGCGTCGAAACCATACAGCCGGATCGGGTGTTCATCGACCCCCTCACGAAACTCCGACATCTGACCTCGGATGAGTACCAGTTCCGAAAGCAGGTCATCGCGTTCATGCGCTACCTGAAAGAGCAGGGCGCGACCGTTCTCGTCACGTCGGAAAACACTGCGAACTCGCCGGACGATGACCTCCAGTACATGACGGACGGTACTATCGAACTCAAACGGTCCGAACGCGGTCGCACCATCAGCGTGCCGAAGTTCCGCGGCTCGTCGATTCGAGAGGGGAGACATTCGATGCGAATCGAGGCGGGCGGTCTCGCCGTCTATCCCGAACTGACGACGAGCAAGTCCGACGGCGAGTACGTCGCCGAACCCATCCCGTCGGGCGTCCCCGAAATCGACGAACTGCTGCACGGCGGTATCGAGCGCGGCACGGTGTCCGTCATCAGCGGTCCGACCGGCGTCGGGAAGACGACGGCCGGAACGCAGTTCATGAAGGAGGCCGCGAATCGCGGCGAGCGGTCGATAATCTACATGTTCGAGGAATCGACCGAGACGTTCATGCAACGGAACAAATCCGTCGGCATCCCGGTCGAAGAGATGATGGCGGAAGGGACGCTTTCGGTCGAAGAGGTCGAACCCCTCGACCACTCGGCGATGGAGTTCGCCAGAAAGGTGCGCCACGAAGTGGAGGACAACGACATCAGCATCGTGATGATAGACGGTCTGCAGGGGTACAAGCTGTCGGTCCAAAGCGAGGACAACGAGACGCTGGTCCGAAAGCTCCACACCCTCTCGCGCTACCTGAAGAGCATGGGCGTCACCGTCATCCTCGTGGACGAAATCGGCACCGTGACCGGTGAATTCCGCGCGACCGAGGCCGGTATCAGTTATCTCGCCGACACCCTCGTCTTCCTTCGCCACCTCGAAATCTCCGGCGAGATGCGCAAGGCCATCGGCGTGCTGAAAAAACGAACCAGCGATTTCGAGCGCACCCTCCGCGAGTTCCGCATCACCGAACACGGCGTCGAAGTCGGGAAACCGCTCACCGGTCTTCGCGGCGTCCTCTCGGGCGCTCCCGAGTGGGTCGAATCCGCGCCGGACCTCGACGATGAATGACCGCTTCGTCATCCGTGCTCGTCCTGAGTAAGAACGAGCGCAACCTCTCGCTCCTCGCCGACCTCGTTTCCGAGGAGGGTTGTGAGGCGACCACCGTCACGTCCGTCGCGGAGTTCGACACCGTGCTCCGAGACGAGGCGTCGA carries:
- a CDS encoding ATPase domain-containing protein gives rise to the protein MTLSPPKRISTGVPGLDEIVHGGLIPGRSYLVRGDPGTGKTILGINYLTASLDAGETVLFVNLEESESDIRQNAATLGIDLDDVHFLDLSPDSDVFVDDQSYDIFSPSEVEQEPLTQAITERVETIQPDRVFIDPLTKLRHLTSDEYQFRKQVIAFMRYLKEQGATVLVTSENTANSPDDDLQYMTDGTIELKRSERGRTISVPKFRGSSIREGRHSMRIEAGGLAVYPELTTSKSDGEYVAEPIPSGVPEIDELLHGGIERGTVSVISGPTGVGKTTAGTQFMKEAANRGERSIIYMFEESTETFMQRNKSVGIPVEEMMAEGTLSVEEVEPLDHSAMEFARKVRHEVEDNDISIVMIDGLQGYKLSVQSEDNETLVRKLHTLSRYLKSMGVTVILVDEIGTVTGEFRATEAGISYLADTLVFLRHLEISGEMRKAIGVLKKRTSDFERTLREFRITEHGVEVGKPLTGLRGVLSGAPEWVESAPDLDDE